The window ACCGCGTCCTCCGCCTCACTGACGCTGCCGAGAATCCGGTAGGCGATGGCGAACAGCAGCGTCCGCAGCTCCTCGAACTCCTCTGTACGGGTCACGCCGAGAACTCCTCACATCGCCTCACGCCAACTCCGCCAGAAGTATGCGGCGCCATGCCATCCCCTCCCGAGGCAACCGGCCTCACGCCAGCTCCTCCCTGAACCCCTCCCGCCAGGACGGATACCGCAGCTTCCACCCCAGCTCCCGTTTCGCCTTGGCGTTGGAGAACGCGCGGCCCTCCGTCATCATCACCACGGCGACGTCCCCGGCCAGCAGTCGCGCCAGCCATACCGGTACCCGCATCGGCGGCTTCGCGCCCGCGCACGCGGCCAGGTGGGGCAGCCACTGGGCCGCCGGGGCGGGTTCGTCGTCGACGATGCCGTACACGCCCGTCGCCCGCTGCTCAACGGCCAGCACCGTCGCGCTCGCCGCGTCGTCGAGGTGGATCCAGGAGCAGTACCCGGTGCCCCGCCCGACCAGCGGGAACTGCCGTTTCCGGATGAGCGCCACCTGGTCGTCGGTCGCGCCGGCGCCGTAGAACGCGCCGTACCGCAAAGCCGCGCCGCCCGCCTTCACGACCGCCTCCTCCAGATGTCGGACCGCCGCCATGACCGGCTCGGCCGGGGTGCCCGTGAGCGGGTCGACCGGGTCGTCCTCGGTCTTGATCCAGCCGCCCTCGCGAATGCCGTTCCAGGCGCCGTAGCTCTGCGCGACGACATACGGGACTCCGGTCGCCTCGGCGGCGGCCAGCAGATGGTCCGTTCCCTCGGTGCGCAGCCGGTTGGTGGTGGCGAACCAGCGGTCCATGTGCTTGATGTCGGTCTTCCCGGAGATCGCGGTCATCTGGTGCACGATCACGTCCGGCCGAGCCGTACCCACGGCCTCACCGACCGACATCGCGTCGAGCCCGTCCATCACCACGCCCCGCGCGCCCAGCCCCTCCAGCACACCCAGCTTGGCCGCGTCGGTCGTCGTGGCCGTCACCTCATGCCCCCGCGCCACCAGCTGCGGTACCAGCCGCCGCCCCAGCATCCCGGCCCCGCCTGCCACGAACACCCGCATGACCCTCACCTTCCCGTTCCCGCGAGGCGAACCGCCTCTCATCCCTGGGACGAGACAGCCCCACCCGGCTGTGACATGCCCCGGGGCATACCCACTTTTTTGTGGGTACTTGGCACGACTCCCCGTACCCGCGAGGCTGAACCCAGGTGATCAGGAAGCCGCCAGCCGCTCCAGCCGGCGGTGACCCCAGTCGGAGAGGGGGCCGAGGAGTTCGGAGAGTTCACGGCCGAAGCCGGTCAGGGAGTAGACCGTTTTCGGCGGGAGTACGTCATGCGCCTCCCGGTGCACCAGACCGTCCTCCACCATCTCGCGCAACGCCTGCGTCAGCACCTTCTCGCTGAGCCCCGGCAGTCTGCGCCGCAGCTCGCCGG of the Streptomyces sp. NBC_00287 genome contains:
- a CDS encoding NAD-dependent epimerase/dehydratase family protein encodes the protein MRVFVAGGAGMLGRRLVPQLVARGHEVTATTTDAAKLGVLEGLGARGVVMDGLDAMSVGEAVGTARPDVIVHQMTAISGKTDIKHMDRWFATTNRLRTEGTDHLLAAAEATGVPYVVAQSYGAWNGIREGGWIKTEDDPVDPLTGTPAEPVMAAVRHLEEAVVKAGGAALRYGAFYGAGATDDQVALIRKRQFPLVGRGTGYCSWIHLDDAASATVLAVEQRATGVYGIVDDEPAPAAQWLPHLAACAGAKPPMRVPVWLARLLAGDVAVVMMTEGRAFSNAKAKRELGWKLRYPSWREGFREELA
- a CDS encoding winged helix-turn-helix transcriptional regulator translates to MTRSRAQDPNVCGVTAAIAVIDGKWKTSVLWLLESGPMRPGELRRRLPGLSEKVLTQALREMVEDGLVHREAHDVLPPKTVYSLTGFGRELSELLGPLSDWGHRRLERLAAS